The nucleotide window GACCTCTTCCAGCCAACCATCCAACTGGCCAGAGAAGGGTTTCCTATTCCTCCCATCCAAGGTCGATACATCCCGTACGTTGATACAAACCAGACCCAGCCACTACGGTACGAAAGAACCCTAAAATGACTCATAAATAtgcaaaatgaacattttaCCTTTCTACGTTTAagtgacattttatttctttgtatcTGTCCTTTAGAAAGTTGTACACAGATGAGAATGGGAACTTGCTGACGACTGGTGATATTGTGAAGTTTGAGAAACTGGCCAACACGTTGGAGATGATAGCAAACCACGGGGCAGATGCTTTTTACACGGGAAAAATAGCAGAGGATTTAATCCGTGACATACAGGAGGCAGGTATTGTCACACGGGTTTCATCATGCTCTCTTTTTTCAACTATTTTCTATCTCTGCCTGACACAATGATCTGATTACAAATGAACAAATCAGTTGTGTCGGTGAAACACAAGCAGCAATCCCTCACAGACTCCAGTGTGCGCTGCCGGGATCTATTAAAAGTCTTGATTATGTGGAGCTGAGATGCGTTTTATTCAGTTCTGCTTAGCAGAGTCatttgtttcaatgtttttgccCAGGAGGAACACTCACGGCGAAGGACCTGGGATTGTATAGAGCTACAGTGACTGATGCGTGGGTTATTCCTTTGGGAGAGTACCGGATGTAtatccccccaccccctgcaGGAGGCATCATCTTCAGCTTCATCCTGAACGTCATGAAAGGTTCCTGCTGTACTCAGACTGCAGAGCTGCCGCTCATCTGCACTTTCAACTCACACAATAAAGCTTGTTAGCCATGTTCAtgagaaatgacaaacaaatacTTAGTGGTTGTTGCATTTGCGTTATGACGGTGAATATGTAGTGTAGTTTGCAGTGTTTAATGTTCTGGAAGCATCTAGATACTGAACATCTTTGGAAGTCGAATACACTGGGGTGAACTAAACAATGGCTCTTATTTACAGGATATAAATTGAGTCCAGCATCTCTGATGGGTGAACAAAAGACACTGACCTATCATCGCCTTGTTGAAGCTTTTAAGTTTGCCAACGGATTAAAGAAACACATCCGTGATCCAAGCTTTAGCTCAAAAGAAGTAAGTTATTTATAAGTAGTTATGTCTTGTTATGGCTTataatcagtggtggaagacaAAAAGGTCCTTTACTTAAAAGTAGCAAAGCCTACTTACTGTACTACTTCTTTGAACTACTTTATTTACTGTCAGGAGGTTTAATTTATAACAAATGCatgccattttatttgtttgatcACATGTTTTTGTAGTAAAAATCTGTCTGATAAATGCACTGtagtaaaaagttaaatttcCCTCTAATATTTAGTAGAGTAGAAGTTTGAAGTATCATAAAGTGTCATGAGCTGCATGGAATGGTGGACCCAAGTGCAGAGAGGAGGCAGCCatattacaaacaaacaaaggaagTCCTGAGAGGGGCAGGCAAAACTAAATCCAGAGTGCAAAAAAATCCAGGATGCAAGGCACCAGACACAAACTGACAAGGGGAGACACAAcactacaatgatctgacagtggacaagggaagcacaaagactaaatacagtcaagaggcaggtgacaagagggctgggaaacaggtggaaaacctcaggtaatcacaggagcgggTAAACACagaaagtaaaactaaagacaagacaagacagagacccagtcttcaaaataaaacaggaaacagaacatatacaagaccagacaaaaaataacaccatacaataatcacaagacatgacagtaaccaggctaagaaataaacaggaaaacagactaccacagtAAAACAAGACACCAATCCACAACATAAAGTGGGAAACGGGAAGTgtaaatagtatagtatacttgagtaaatggacttagttactttccactgATTATAATGGTCCTAGAACCAAGTTAAACACAGACCTTCCACCCACTTTTAGATGATTCGCCTGAGTAAAGCAGCTGGTCTCATTGTCAATCAACATACCAATATTCCCTATGAGCACCTCCTCCTCGAGTTGTTATGGTGATCTATTAAACATGTGTGCATCAAATTTGGTTGCGTGCCACTCTCCTAAAGTGGGGGAAGGTACAGGTGTTGTTGGCCCCTGTCAAGGAAATGGTTTGACTTGAAGTAAGTTTAAGCAAACGTTCATTATTgcatttgatctttttttttaagattattttttagggCATTTTTAGGCTAAAGCTGGGACTGAAAGGGTTCAAATGGGCTGTAACTCCCTTTCTGTTTTCCCTGCAAAGCAACTAGAAGCCTGAAATACAATCATAGCTTTACCTTTGAAACCCCTGTATCTCTCACAGATGGCCAGGAAATTCACAGAGGATAGCTTCGCAGAGCACATACGGAGCATGATCAGCCGCGACAAAACTCATGGTCCCCAGTTTTACAACATCACCCCGTATCTGGACAGCATGGGCACCACGCATGTGTCTGTGCTGGCTGAGGACGGATCTGCTGTGTCTGTCACCAGCACCATCAACCACATGTCAGTATTTGAAGATGTTCTGCTTGACAGTGACAAATGAACCATCCAATTTTACTGTTGAAATACTTGAAAGTAAGAAGATTTAAGAGATTAATGAAGGAGTGTTTTTTGTATAAGAAATCTGGAAAGAAATCTCTGTTTTCATAGGATGCTAGTCATCAAAGCTCAGTAAGAGAAGGcacaggtttttttgttttttaaagtgaaatttgACTATTTCAAGGCATTTCAAGTGTCACATAGTTGAGATCAAATTCATTTAATGTATTTCCTTCACAGATTTGGCTCCAAGGTCTTCTCTCCAAGAACTGGAGTCATCCTCAACAACGAGCTGTCTGACTTCTGTGGCAGAGTCGAAAACATCTTTCCTGGTAATCAGAtcagcaaaacattttttctatCATAGAAATACAAGTAATACAAGtagtcccccccccacacacatacacaataggacacatttacacaccctTATTCCAAGAGCTCTTGCAAAGTTGTCCACTGGTACAGGGTTAAAAACCTTGCTCAGAAGTACTTCAATagtatttacatacatacatacattgtaTCTACAGGCCTCAGAATTGATGGTTTATATTTTTGGTGGTGCAGTGAGTGGATAGCGAGCAAAGATCTTTGTATAACATAACTTCTTATGACATAAGaatgccacatgtgacctgttcctttcctttatgtgtgatgcttgtttgtctgtgttgactatgctgtatttctgtttaaattgtaactggtgtgctgtcttggccaggtctccctcggaaaagagatttcaatctcaagggacttcctcgTTTAATaagagttaaataaaaaatgaaaaaataaataaaatatttaagcTCACAAACCtctttttagccatgctagtggcACTGCTTAGCATGGCAGTATCGGTCTTTGATCTTTCAGTCCTTTACTTTGGTCCAGaaagaaatatctcaacaacctCTTTAACTAGCATTCAGTGCCAGCATCAGGTCAGAATTTCAATTCATCCAATACTttgatttatgaccaaatatATGCAAAACTAAAGACATTCCCTTAAGCCTCAGCTCTACTCTGTTTAGTTCTTATAAGGATAATGAATGGTAAACGTTATACCTGTTAAACATCAGAATGTTAGCATTTGTCAATGCGAGAATGTTACCATGCTGATGTTAGAATTTAGCAGCAAAGCTGTACCAAGGTACAGCAAGCATGGCTGGAGACTCTCATTTCCACTGCATGATTTGACTCACTTCACTCTATTTTGTTTTCCACTGTGGATAGAACCCCTTCAAGGTAGGCGGGATTCTCAACTGATAGCCATAGTGACAGCAGGTGAAACTCATCATCTTCAATGCAACACTCGCTGGATCCCTTCATTGGCAACAATGTCTGCACTTTGTTAATTGCACGGCCTAGTGATATTGAATGTCAAGTTTTGCAGGCCGCCAGCTTTTAAAATCTaggttgactttttaaaaatggatgTCCTGTGACATTTCTCTCTGACCAATTATTTGCCTCCAGTGTTTTAAGTTATACCAAAAAAAGTACCAGGTAGGCCtaccagggcctgaaattaacgcTTCTGCGAAATGCAGGTGAATTTCGCCATCAGGTCTTTGTTCTATGCTGGcgggtagccaatgagaattgagtgatccATAGTTGTTATTTTTGCCACTGTTCGTCTTTCACATCTCACCCAAGGGCAAACAAAAAGATGAGGATgagtcaaagaaaagtaaaagaagacgttTTATTTCTAAGTGGACAGTTGCCGACAATGGCAAGGTTTGTAAGTGGCTGGTTTATGATGGCAGTACAGAACAAATGTACTGCTGGGTGAATGACACAGAGAAATGCTTGAGCATTTCTGGTATTgtgcattttcctttttttcaaatccaCCTGCTACAGTGGCTGctaaaaaagttaacttcaggctcTGCCAAGGTGCTATCCACAAACTTTGCCAATGGAAACCCAAAAAAGAGCAAATTGAGGTGCGCAGAGTTGTACCGTACCATACAGTGGAAATGCTGTATTAGTCTTGTAATATGAACCGTATAATCCCAGAGAAGCTTTTGTCTAACAAAAGATTTTAATTTCGGTCTGATGTTTGCTGCTGAACAAAGGTAAAGGGTTGAAGGGCACACATCATTCAGAGACACTTGGCTGattgcatttaaaataatttccttCTTCTCACATTGATATGTCTGAATTGTAGCCGTGTGTCATTTAATGCTTTTGTTGTGATGTCAGGGGAGCAGCCTCCATCCTCCATGGCCCCCGCTGTGCTGAAGTCTCAGTCCAAGACGCTGGTGATTGGATCAACTGGTGGGAGCATGATCACGACTGCGATGGCCTCAGTATGTGTCTGCGGCAATCACACAAAGTGCCATTAAGATAAATTGCTGCAGACTAATGCCCCCCACTGTTGTCACAGCAAGTGCTGTCTTCCCGAGTGTCTTCACTGCGTCCATAATCCATTCTGTACTCATCACCTTTCCATTTACCAGATTGCAATTTAttgtcctgttttcttttccaggTGATCATGAACCACCTTTGGTTTGGAAAGAGCCTCAAGGAGGCGATTGCTGCTCCGGTTGTTTTTGTTGACTCTCAAAATGCAGTGAAGTTTGAGCCCAGCTTTGATAAGGTAATGCACTAAATGCATTTGTTtgctaaaataataaaacacataatATTTGCTCCATCTgagtctcctctcctctttcccctttcagGATGTTATTGAGGCTCTGAAGGCTCTGGGACACAAACATGAAACCGCAAAACATTTCTATAACGTGGTCAATGCCGTGGAGAAGGAGAACGGCTGCATCTGTGCCGTATCTGATGCCAGGAAAATGGGCGAGGCAGCCGGTTATTGAGACCAAGAGCCATTGACAGTAGTTATACAGGGTGGCGTGAACATTACAGAGACATTCTGCAGCCCCAAAACCACAACTGAACACTCCCAGTAACATGTAGCAGGTAAGCACGTGGCCTCTGGACAGAAGTGACATGATGGATTTTACtgtgcacaaacaaacaactgtGACTTCTCTTGTTATCATTTGAAtctttcttttgtaaaaaatgttcaTTCCATGTTTCACAATATACAAATGACTTGATAGTACATTCATGTTAAGATCTGAGACTTAAAATGCATAGCAGGCTATTTTAGAAGGTCTCATTCAGTTAATAACTTGTTCAACTTTCTGGTTATTCATACTTAGTATGTTATTCATTAGTACTGGAGTTATTCTGTAACTTTACTATATAAGCTATTGTAGCACTGTGTATTGAATATACAGTGAATGAAATATAGATGTTATGTATAATATTCAAAAATGAGTACTATATTAAAACAGTCACAAATTGGCTTAACCCTTTTTGGTTTTGTAAAATACTactaatgaaaacattttatattaacatatacatacatttatggATGTTATACTCTATGCTATTCTTGAGTTCAACACGATAATAGCTAAATAAATGGACTTTTAACAACAAAGGTCACAAAGAGTagggaaaacaaagaaagcaaaatagGTGGATGAAgagttaaataaaagaaaatgacaaaaatcaataaatccTGGTGGCAATCAATGACCACAGCCAAACATGGCAATCTCTTCAGCTCGAGGTTATTGCTATTGAAATCTGTACATCTATCTCTCTGTGCCAAAACCCCAAACTTCTCTGTGTTAATGTcaaccatttattttttattttcgtGCCAGAGCATGCAGCAGCTGGAGCAAGATAATCACATTAAGTCGTAAGTCATTCAAACAGGAGAAAAGTTTGTGAAGAAATATGATGCACTTTAAAGTGACTATaagtaactttttaatgtttctaaaGCTCTGTAATTTTTCATACAATTGTCTTAAATGATGAGACAAACTGTGAA belongs to Etheostoma spectabile isolate EspeVRDwgs_2016 chromosome 5, UIUC_Espe_1.0, whole genome shotgun sequence and includes:
- the ggt5a gene encoding gamma-glutamyltransferase 5a; the encoded protein is MARSKAKVYTCCALMLLCVVAVIVCISVLVRHTNKCPDSTFSSAAVAADSGKCSQIGRDILQKGGSAVDGAIAALLCTSVMNPQSMGIGGGSIFTVMDSSGKVKIINSRETVPAKFKSDLLKSCPNTFQLISGSQWIGVPGEIRGYEQAYRLYGKLPWADLFQPTIQLAREGFPIPPIQGRYIPYVDTNQTQPLRKLYTDENGNLLTTGDIVKFEKLANTLEMIANHGADAFYTGKIAEDLIRDIQEAGGTLTAKDLGLYRATVTDAWVIPLGEYRMYIPPPPAGGIIFSFILNVMKGYKLSPASLMGEQKTLTYHRLVEAFKFANGLKKHIRDPSFSSKEMARKFTEDSFAEHIRSMISRDKTHGPQFYNITPYLDSMGTTHVSVLAEDGSAVSVTSTINHIFGSKVFSPRTGVILNNELSDFCGRVENIFPGEQPPSSMAPAVLKSQSKTLVIGSTGGSMITTAMASVIMNHLWFGKSLKEAIAAPVVFVDSQNAVKFEPSFDKDVIEALKALGHKHETAKHFYNVVNAVEKENGCICAVSDARKMGEAAGY